agattaaacaCCCTTCCATTGCAAAAATAGTAAGAattcaacaaagcgttacttgtgtacaaattgcacaacttggcaccacaatatctgcATTTGCTTACCCGAGCCTCAAGCTGATACGCCTCTAACAAGAACATTTTGCCACGCACCCGTATTGATATGTtgaaaacaagttttgcattttaataataataacaatgataataatagtaatgataatgtgcatttatatagcgccctttctcactaagaactcagggcgctttacatattCATAAATGACTCACATACAGAAGCGACCGTCGGCAGTTACAATGAGGGCATTTTTTTGTCTAACTTATTGGATCCctttttattatttatctttcttgttgttttgcccttgttcttattctgtcctattttcttttcattcactttgttttgtttgcattttttttttttcattttcttctaatttgtgtgcatgcatgaatttattcatttcattccatcatgatggtgacaataactgttgtataagtgatactggtgatggtagtagtcgtTTTAGTATTCATTACAACTGTCGTTCTTGGATTTGATTTTAACAACAATGTggttttagtcatccggttgtcgatactgatgacatatttctcccccccccccctctctcaatctctctcttatccatctgtcaatctctccatctctctccccctatctccctctctctcttcgcctctccctccctccctctcccccctctctctcccccctctctctctccctctctctctctgcctctctctccccctctctctctctcggtctaatTAACTGATACTGTACTGGCAATGAACAGCACTGACcctgttcccctccctcctcccccaccctcttcactgctccacctctctttccacccctcccttccagtctgtccatctgtctgtctgtctctgtctctctcccgctctctctccctctctctccctcctctctctacctctctccctccctccctcacccctctctctctccctcctctattcttccctccctctctctctctctccctctccgtctctctccccctccctctctctcccccctctctccttgtctctcccccctctctctctccctctctctgccccctctcttcctccctccctctctctctctctccccctctctccctccccccccctccccccctctctctcggtctaaTTAACTGATGCTGTACTGGTAATGAACCGTGCTGACCCgttaagaaaaaaagataaagaaaataatTACCTGGGTCCAGGTGTGATGATAATCATTATGTGTTGAGGGACCACCGTGTTCAATCCGTTCATTGGGATTGACAACATGGTCGACCACAAAGTCAGCTGTCAACGGGCGTTTGTCAAAACAAGATCCCAGAACATGACATTTCCAGtctcagctcacagcacacattgacagtcttcttcttcttcttcttcttcgttcgtaggctgcaactcccacgttcactcgtgtgcacacgagtgggcttttacgtgtatgaccgtttttaccccgccatgtaggcagccatactccgttttcgggggtgtgcatgctgggtatgttcttgtttccataacccaccgaacgctgacatggattacgggatctttaacgtgcgtatttgatcttctgcttgcatatacacacgaagggggttcaggcactagcaggtctgcacatatgttgacctgggagatcgtaaaaatctccaccctttacccaccaggcgccgtcaccgtgattcgaacccgggaccctcagattgacagtccaacgctttaaccacttggctattgcgcccgtcacattgaCAGTCAAATCTCATGGATCACAGGGAACATCCGAGTCACAACAAACCAATCAATTCAAGACTGGTCAATATAATGTTTCCACACATGTGGAATCACGCTCTGGCTCTATATAAGATTAGTTAAATCCATGTTCCATTACTAAATCTAAATAGGGTAGCCATTTGATAGAGAAATCCCGATAATTCCTTTCTATTaggtgtatttgattttctggtgTGTACTTGTGCTTGAGTTCAGTAATGAATgcgtgtaagtttcagtttcagtagctcaaggaggcgtcactgcgttcggacaaaatccatatacgctacaccacatctgccaagcagatgcctgaccagcagcgtaacacaacgcgcttagtcaggccttgaggggaaaaaaaaaagaaaaaagaaagaaaaaaaggtgaataaatgatagataaacttacacaaataaataaataaataaataataaataataactataatgtaaaaaaaaaaaaaaaaaaaagtaaaacattaagacacacattcacatatacacccacacatgcataacagatatgcaccgaacacgcagtttcacagatatgaaagcacagtgaaTGCGTGTAAACCTGGTATAACCTTATTAATACTGTAATATCTTGGTAACTAAGGTAGGTTTTGCACTGGACAGATTGTtattcttcttaccattattatcatgttaATAATGACAAAGAAgcctgggcgcgcgcgcgtgtgtgaatgaatgattgaatgaatgaatgaatgaatgaatgaatttttatttttcaacggtgaagatattagcactttggccgacttacacatctgccgttgttctaagagacacacaaacatgtacgcatataaatgtagttatactgaatacttaatacatgtataatgtacgagtataacacagcgtcaaactgagagacacaacatcgctcacatctgtacggaacggaagcgagtaacacacacacgcacacacgcgcatacacacacacacacacacacacacaccaagggaaaaacaacaacaaaaccatgtgAAACATGAGCAGATAATTCGTGTCTCCCTGTTTTACCGAGAGTGCTCGACCACAAACCATGTCACACACCACGCGCCTCGCTTGAAAATAGCAAGTCAAGTTTTATGGAAAACACACTGAACTCAGCGACGAGCAGTAGAGGGGTTGACAGGTCTGACGTGTTGGCAGCACTGAGCTATTTTTAAATCAGCGGGTTGACAGTTAacactgcgtgtgtgtctgccgcAACACCACACCCGCgtgtctcgctctcgctctctctcactcacagtaCACACGCTCAAGACAAGACCGCCTTCGACAGTGATCGCTCTTGGCGTGTCTCCGTTTTACACAGGTgtgctgagttttttttttcttcttcgctaTCACAGGTAACTAACACAGTTCCGGTCTCAGTCAACCATATATTATTGTTTGGAACGATCGCATGAACCTCGACAGGCACAGAACGAGGCTGACAGTCTGGTAAGTATTAACACAGGCTTTATATTTCGGTTCTTGTGCGATATTGAGTTGGAGTCAATCGTGCGCCACGCTTGCCTGTTAGCTTGAAGCTTTTCCGGGAGTCTTCGAGTCCAGTCAGAGAGGAGAAATTTGTAATCGGTGAAGGAAAACAGTAGGCTTCCTGCAGCACCGTTTCGCGTATGCTTGAAAATAATTCGGATGGTGATTGCATATAGGGTGTGTTTGAAATGAAGAGTTATACCATTAGAAATTGTGGATGAGCTCTCCGCAAAAATATAATTTTTGTATgatcatcgttttttttttaaccgatcaAACTGTATAGTGATATGATAAAATTATCCTGTCACTTATATGAATCCTTCTCAGAATCAGGTGTACAaaatattgctgtgtgtgtgtgtgtgtgtgttctagcagTCGATATCTACCCTCACTGATCACCATTacctgtgggtggagggggagggttgtttgtttgattgtttttttttgttgttttttttaccgcaTATTCTCCATaacaaagacaagagaaagaagagcAGAGAGTGAAAATGAATGTTGTAGATATCTAACCCATTGTTGAACGGGCTAGTTGAAGACTGATATGAAAACAGTGCAAATttagttgcattgtattgtcactTCCGCATTCAGGtgtgcacaggggaggtaacacTTGAACTCTGTTTATTGAGTCCACACAGTTATATCCCTTGTTGAGCCcaatagatttctctctctctctctctctctctctctctctctctgaaataaatatatacatgtctCTCCCTTacactgactgtatgtctgtctattctattctgtataTCATATTGGGatatattattctctctctctctctgaaatacatgtctcaatatctctctgtctctgccttactctgtctatttgtctaatAATgtaatatatgatataatatgatattatatcatattatattatatgtctgtgtgtgcgtgcgtgcgtgcgcgcgcgcgcgcgcgtgtgtgtgtgtgtgtgtgtgtgtgtgtgtgtgtgtgtgtgtgtgacacgttcaAAGTGTAACAAAATCTAAAGGTGAGATGATGTTCGTGATGTCTACAACCCAGCACCCGGTTAACTCAGACTGTGTCACTGAGAGCTGACACCACATTGAGGCACGAGCAAGCCGACACACCTGTCGGTCTGGGAGATGGCAGGGAATGATATTCCCAACCCTTATTAACAACCCACCAGGCgtggatcgaacccaggaccctcagagtcaaaatccaacgctttaaccaccaaGCTGTTCTTTAACCCCATGACAGCTGAAGGGACGAGATCAGCGTAACATCAGTTGTAACTGCGTTTCCTACTTTTGTGTGTACTTtacaatgatataatgataataataatgatgatagtaatagtaacaatgataataatattgatgataataatgatataatagtaatgaataataatgattataataataataataataataataataataataatgataataatagtgataataatatcattattgattttaataataatgatgatagtaatgaataatgacgattataacaacaacaaaacaacgacaatgctactactactactaatgataataataataataataataataataataataataataatacggatAATAATAGGAATAATGATGAATTATTGGTTCTGCTCATCAAAGGTAATATAGCCTAATCCCAAGAGGAGGAAGCTTAAATActgagtgtttctttttcttcttcttcttcttcttcttcttcttcttcttctcctcctcctcctcctcctcctcttcctcttcctcctcctcttcttcttctccttcttcctcttcgtcgtcttcttctttcgcctcttcacagtgtcagttcATCCCACCTGATGAATGACGTCGTCCCCTACAAGTCATGTATCATATAGTAATGACTGATATCGTGACCCGTCCTCTGAAACGGgcacacaccgtcaccaccaatCAAGGGATTAAAACATTCATTTCACTTGTACTTGTCTCCAGAACGGAGCCATACACCCCGTCCCTTACGTAAATACCGGGGCGCGTCAACGTCTGATCACCTCGACCACCGAGGCCGGGCAGATTGACGTCACAGAATCGGGTGACGTCATGGGGTGTGTCCGGCCCCCAATCAGCGTGCTTGTGGGCGTGGTCCTGATGGCCTTGGCCTTCGTGCTGGAGGTGGTGGGGCTGGCGGCCCCCGGGTGGTGCTCCCTGTGGGTCGGGGAGAAGGGGGTGACGATGGTGGGCCTGTGGGAGTTCTGCTACGAGCTGCCCAACTTCACCTGCGAGGACCTGGAGAACCTGTGGCCCATCCAGAGTATGTAatacgcacgcactcgcgcacgcgtgcgcgcacacacacacacacacacacacacacacacacacacacacacacacacacacacacacatatatatatatatgtaattatagataaatagatagatggggcagggtggggtggggtgatcatTTCTTCAGGCTGCCTGGGTAGTTTCATGCTGTGaagttggttgttgttattattattgtttttaatgtgttggatgtttttgttttactctgaTATATTAgctggtaaatgtgtgtgtgtgtgtgtgtgtgtgtgtgtgtgtctgtgtgttagtttaTTCGAGCGTTGGCAGGCTCAGTGGAGGCGACCATGCTGTGagtttgatattgttgttgtagttgtgtttagTGCTGCAagggttctctgtctctgtctgtctgtctgtcttctctctctctctctcttcgcttattgattgattgacttggttatttcctctctctctctctctctctctctctctctctctctctctctctctgtgtgtgtgtgtgtgtgtgtgtgtgtgtgtgtgtgtgtgtacatgtataatatgtatttatatacatatataatacatattatacatgtatacacacacacacacacacacacacacacacacacacacacacacacatatatatatatatatatatatatatatatatatacatatatacagatagagagagaaagatgaaataaacaaatcaatcaatcaaacagcgaatatatatatatatatatatatataactatatgcatacatatacatatgcatctctctctctatgtatatgtatatatatatatatatatgtgtgtatatatatatatgtgtatatatatatatatatatatatatatatatgaatataatcGCTTATTAATTGATGGATTCAGTTGTTGATTTCATGTATCTacttacgcatgtgtgtgtgtgtgtgtgttgataatgatCACTGTGTTGTCAGGCTGGCTGGAGGGGTGTCGGGCCATGGGAGTGCTGGCCGTGTTGGTGCAGGGGGCGTGTCTCACCAGCGTCCTCCTCCTCAGCCTCTTCCGccgcttccacttcttcttcgcTGTCGCCGCCTGGACCGCTCTctcgtcaggtgtgtgtgtgtgtgtgtgtgtgtgtgtgtgtgtgtgtgtgtgtgtgtgtgtgtgtgtgtgtgtgtgtgtgtgtgtgtgtgtgtgtgtgtgtgtgagtctctctgggcttttccaaatacagtagactgagcaacacgctcgacgccacgttcctggcatcagagatcttttcccacccctcttgcggccaaccagtggcattgtgtgtgtgtgtgtgtgtgtgtgtgtgtgtgtgtgtgtgagtctgtgtctgtgtatgtggggtgtgtgagtctgtgcgtgtgtgagggtgtgtgtgtgtgtgtgtgtgtgtgtgtgtgtgtgtgtgtgtgtgtgagcgcgcgcgcacgcgcgcgtgcgtgtctgtgtgtttgtgtatgtatgtatgtatgtatgtatgtatgtatgtatgtatgtatatatgtctctttCTTAAACAGATTGTATAAACGTGCTCTTAAACTAGTTCTCTTAAAATCCAGCTCATTAGCCACTGCCACATTCTTCCACCGTGTCCAAGACTAAAATACAACGAGGCTCTGTTTATGCACAAAGTAGTTACTGGAGCAGATCCTCCTAGTATTATAGATAACTTTCCAATAAACAGCTACAGACACCTTCATAAACTTACAATAACCTCTTCCTAGAACTGATCTCTTTAAGTCGAGCCTTTCACACAGTGGTGGTTCGTACCGGAATATTCTGCCttcctttttaaaacagataaccAGTAGTGTTGATTTCagaagctctttaaaaaaaaaactatttgttTTGATAAAATGGAGAATATATGAATGATGTGAGTCAACCTTAATGACAGTGCCATTCTACTTAAACAGGAAATGTTAGAACAAAATGCcatgcactcttcttcttctaattattattattattattattattattattatattattatctttattggttgtagtagtagcagcatagttgtgttgttgttattagggatggtgcatatgcaagtgtaatcgtttgtgtgtgtgaagtgtccgttttatcatttgtattttttctttctggttgtgacattgttttgttatttctttcttcttcttctttcttaattATTCAATTTATTTACCTAGTCGTGGAAGTGGTATcggtggcagtggtagtagtgatagttgtagtggtagtaatagcttcattgtttgtttttttgggaggatggatttttgtgtgtgtgtgtgtgtgtgtttttgttgttgtttgtttgcttgcttgctgatCTTTTGTt
This portion of the Babylonia areolata isolate BAREFJ2019XMU chromosome 16, ASM4173473v1, whole genome shotgun sequence genome encodes:
- the LOC143291144 gene encoding uncharacterized protein LOC143291144 isoform X1; the protein is MVIAYRNGAIHPVPYVNTGARQRLITSTTEAGQIDVTESGDVMGCVRPPISVLVGVVLMALAFVLEVVGLAAPGWCSLWVGEKGVTMVGLWEFCYELPNFTCEDLENLWPIQSWLEGCRAMGVLAVLVQGACLTSVLLLSLFRRFHFFFAVAAWTALSSAMLIFTEFSIFVGAVEMKKNTMGRDFYYQYAFVLTIVAFVLSLLAAVAFFVGDARNRSSQKLKETETFFPQ
- the LOC143291144 gene encoding uncharacterized protein LOC143291144 isoform X2, which produces MGCVRPPISVLVGVVLMALAFVLEVVGLAAPGWCSLWVGEKGVTMVGLWEFCYELPNFTCEDLENLWPIQSWLEGCRAMGVLAVLVQGACLTSVLLLSLFRRFHFFFAVAAWTALSSAMLIFTEFSIFVGAVEMKKNTMGRDFYYQYAFVLTIVAFVLSLLAAVAFFVGDARNRSSQKLKETETFFPQ